A window of the Flavobacterium sangjuense genome harbors these coding sequences:
- a CDS encoding T9SS type A sorting domain-containing protein produces the protein MKKRLLLILPMLLFTLVSNAQDHVWDFGNDTTNWPVNPGYNSSSPATTTIDGLTLISGGSAIGAISAASNTAFSDGFTNVNMMTVQVATGAPLPTKRGLSFPVDGPCTVKLWVYTSSTNRRASISDGTTELAFYLSASPSPYKTILTAYYTGGPGTIYVYTNNTMNFAKLSVQTGLGIDDIKADALPVFYTNDNQVFVSNVKSNTTVSIYSITGALVKTIKTSNDTSFELRTGLWIAKVKSEEGEKTVKLVVK, from the coding sequence ATGAAAAAAAGACTACTTTTAATTTTACCAATGCTATTATTTACATTGGTTTCTAATGCTCAGGATCACGTTTGGGATTTTGGAAATGATACAACAAATTGGCCAGTTAACCCAGGTTATAATTCAAGCAGTCCTGCAACTACTACTATTGACGGTTTGACCCTTATTTCAGGAGGTTCAGCTATAGGAGCTATTTCTGCTGCTTCTAATACTGCTTTTAGTGATGGTTTTACTAATGTAAATATGATGACTGTTCAGGTGGCTACAGGAGCTCCATTGCCTACAAAACGAGGGTTGTCTTTTCCGGTTGATGGACCTTGTACAGTAAAACTTTGGGTATATACATCTTCAACAAACAGAAGAGCTTCTATATCTGATGGGACTACTGAGTTAGCTTTCTACCTTTCTGCTTCTCCTTCTCCTTATAAAACTATTTTGACAGCATATTATACAGGCGGGCCTGGTACTATTTATGTATATACTAATAATACTATGAATTTTGCTAAGCTTTCAGTACAAACAGGGCTTGGCATTGATGATATCAAAGCTGATGCATTACCTGTTTTTTACACCAACGACAATCAGGTTTTTGTATCTAATGTAAAATCAAATACAACAGTTTCTATTTATTCTATTACAGGTGCATTAGTTAAAACAATTAAAACAAGTAATGATACTAGTTTTGAACTTAGAACTGGTTTATGGATTGCTAAAGTAAAATCAGAAGAAGGTGAAAAAACAGTAAAATTAGTAGTGAAATAA